A DNA window from Porphyromonas gingivalis ATCC 33277 contains the following coding sequences:
- a CDS encoding fumarate hydratase, with translation MATPEFKYQKPFPMGDDTTEYYLLTKEYVSVDKFGDHDVLKVEPEALRLLARTAFHDIAFYLRPEHQQQVARILSDPEASENDKFVALTFLRNAEVSAKGQLPFCQDTGTAIILGKKGQQVWTGGHDEEQLSHGVYDTYTQENLRYSQNAPLDMYKEVNTGCNLPAQIDLMAVDGMEYDFLCIAKGGGSANKTYLYQETKALLNPKTLVNFLVDKMSSLGTAACPPYHIAFVIGGTSAETNLKTVKLASAKYYDNLPTSGNEGGRAFRDVELEKEVLEAAYRLGLGAQFGGKYFAHDVRIIRLPRHGASCPVGMGVSCSADRNIKAKINKDGIWIEKMETNPTRLIPESMREGTEGTVVKVDLNRPMPEILKELSQYPVSTRLSLSGTIIVGRDIAHAKLKERIDRGEGLPDYVKNHPIYYAGPAKTPKGMPSGSFGPTTAGRMDSYVDLFQSHGGSMVMIAKGNRSQQVTDACKKYGGFYLGSVGGPAAILAQDSIKKVECLEYPELGMEAIWKIEVEDFPAFILVDDKGNDFFTQIREKCKGCALH, from the coding sequence ATGGCAACTCCAGAATTTAAGTATCAGAAGCCTTTCCCTATGGGGGATGATACGACAGAGTATTATTTGCTGACGAAGGAGTATGTGTCCGTGGACAAGTTTGGCGATCATGATGTCCTGAAAGTGGAGCCGGAAGCTCTGCGATTACTTGCGCGGACGGCTTTTCATGACATCGCTTTCTATTTGCGACCGGAGCATCAGCAGCAAGTGGCTCGGATTCTGTCCGATCCGGAAGCCAGCGAAAACGACAAATTCGTGGCTCTGACTTTCCTGCGCAATGCGGAGGTTTCAGCCAAGGGACAGCTCCCTTTCTGCCAAGACACGGGCACGGCCATCATCCTCGGTAAGAAGGGACAGCAGGTCTGGACGGGCGGTCATGACGAAGAGCAGCTCTCGCATGGTGTCTATGATACCTATACACAGGAGAACCTGCGCTATTCGCAGAATGCTCCTTTGGATATGTATAAGGAGGTGAATACGGGGTGCAACCTGCCCGCACAGATCGACCTGATGGCCGTGGACGGCATGGAGTACGACTTTCTCTGCATAGCCAAAGGAGGAGGGTCGGCCAATAAGACGTATCTCTATCAGGAAACGAAAGCACTGCTCAACCCCAAGACGCTGGTGAACTTCCTCGTGGATAAGATGAGTTCTCTCGGTACAGCTGCCTGTCCTCCGTATCACATCGCATTCGTGATAGGCGGAACTTCGGCCGAAACGAACCTCAAGACCGTCAAGCTGGCTTCGGCCAAGTACTACGACAATCTGCCTACTTCGGGCAACGAAGGTGGGCGAGCCTTCCGCGATGTCGAACTGGAAAAAGAAGTCTTGGAAGCTGCCTATCGTCTGGGACTGGGTGCTCAGTTTGGAGGCAAATACTTCGCACATGACGTGCGCATCATCCGCCTGCCCCGACATGGAGCAAGCTGTCCCGTAGGTATGGGCGTCAGTTGTTCGGCAGACCGCAATATCAAGGCAAAGATCAATAAAGACGGTATCTGGATCGAAAAGATGGAGACCAATCCCACACGCCTCATCCCTGAATCCATGCGTGAGGGTACAGAGGGTACGGTGGTCAAGGTCGATCTGAATCGTCCGATGCCTGAGATTCTGAAAGAGCTGTCGCAGTATCCTGTTTCCACCCGTTTGTCTCTCAGTGGTACGATTATCGTGGGGCGTGATATTGCTCACGCCAAACTAAAAGAACGTATCGACCGTGGCGAGGGTTTGCCCGACTATGTCAAGAATCATCCCATCTACTACGCCGGTCCGGCCAAGACCCCGAAGGGGATGCCGAGCGGTTCGTTCGGGCCTACGACAGCGGGCCGTATGGATAGCTATGTGGATCTCTTCCAATCGCATGGAGGCAGTATGGTGATGATAGCCAAAGGCAACCGCTCTCAGCAAGTGACGGATGCGTGTAAGAAGTACGGCGGATTCTACCTCGGCAGTGTTGGAGGCCCTGCAGCCATTCTGGCTCAGGACAGCATTAAGAAAGTGGAGTGTCTGGAATATCCCGAGCTGGGTATGGAGGCTATTTGGAAGATCGAAGTGGAGGACTTCCCGGCCTTTATTCTGGTAGATGACAAGGGCAATGATTTCTTTACTCAGATAAGAGAGAAGTGTAAGGGTTGTGCCTTGCATTGA
- a CDS encoding DNA polymerase III subunit gamma/tau yields the protein METKYIVSALKYRPDSFASMVGQEALSATLKSSIVQQKTAHAYLFCGPRGVGKTSCARIFARAINCLERLPDGEACGRCESCKAFDEQRSMNIYELDAASNNSVDDIRLLIEQANVPPQIGKYKIYIIDEVHMLSQQAFNAFLKTLEEPPSYVIFILATTEKHKILPTILSRCQIFDFKRIPPARIEQHLRYVADSEGIKAEAEALAIIATKADGGMRDALSLFDRIARFSEGNITYANTIENLNILDYDYYFRLTDFFLQGDYRSVLIVLDELLAKGFDGQVIVSGLASFFRDLMMAQDASTLPLLEQSEVVIQRYVDMAARCPTSFLYQSLKILNACDQQYRQSNGKRLLLELSLMNIAALFSKGLTAPPPTHGAQHANPAVSGSVSPRPAPAKEQPSVAPSQSSVPPQPSIGEQRRQPETTAPTITEDKPEQTKVVPPTRPMATSTVGSEGRFTLRGIRNKQEQLQNNIQEVRTEMTESFDEEQLQLAWIEFAETKLSEEIHLKETMANCLPKLRPGTSAFEVEVLNSRQEEEINNVSARLLSFLADKLCNTTIRMNVRVSESTSLNRVPVSLDEKIECLNQENPLFDELRMRLGLSLV from the coding sequence ATGGAAACGAAATACATCGTATCTGCACTCAAATATCGCCCCGATTCTTTTGCCTCGATGGTCGGTCAGGAGGCATTGTCCGCTACACTCAAAAGCTCCATCGTACAGCAAAAGACAGCTCACGCCTATCTCTTTTGTGGCCCGCGTGGGGTGGGAAAGACCTCTTGTGCACGCATCTTCGCCCGTGCCATCAACTGTCTGGAGCGGTTGCCGGATGGAGAAGCTTGTGGGCGATGCGAGTCGTGCAAGGCTTTCGATGAGCAGCGATCCATGAATATATATGAACTGGATGCCGCTTCGAACAATTCGGTAGATGATATTCGTCTCTTGATAGAGCAGGCCAATGTGCCGCCACAGATCGGAAAATACAAGATCTACATCATCGACGAGGTACACATGCTCTCGCAGCAAGCCTTCAATGCTTTCCTGAAGACTCTCGAAGAACCGCCTTCTTATGTGATCTTTATATTGGCTACCACAGAGAAGCACAAGATCCTGCCCACTATTCTCTCGCGCTGTCAGATATTCGACTTCAAACGAATACCACCGGCCCGAATAGAGCAACATTTGCGCTACGTAGCAGACAGCGAGGGGATAAAAGCCGAAGCAGAAGCTTTGGCTATAATAGCGACAAAAGCCGATGGAGGGATGCGCGATGCTCTTTCGCTCTTCGACCGCATTGCCCGTTTTTCGGAAGGCAATATTACCTATGCCAATACGATAGAGAATCTGAATATCCTCGACTACGATTATTATTTCCGTCTGACGGATTTCTTTTTACAGGGGGATTACCGATCCGTATTGATCGTGTTGGACGAATTGCTTGCCAAGGGATTCGACGGACAGGTGATCGTGAGCGGATTGGCTTCTTTCTTCCGCGATTTGATGATGGCTCAGGACGCTTCTACCTTGCCGCTGTTGGAGCAGTCCGAAGTAGTCATACAGCGATATGTGGATATGGCAGCACGTTGCCCGACTTCTTTCTTATACCAATCGCTCAAGATACTGAATGCCTGTGACCAGCAGTATCGCCAGAGCAATGGCAAGCGTCTGTTGTTGGAGTTGTCGCTGATGAATATCGCGGCTTTATTTAGCAAGGGACTGACTGCTCCGCCTCCGACCCATGGAGCACAGCACGCAAATCCCGCGGTGAGCGGATCGGTATCTCCCCGGCCGGCTCCGGCCAAAGAGCAGCCATCCGTTGCTCCATCACAGTCCTCTGTCCCACCTCAGCCGAGTATCGGGGAGCAGCGACGCCAACCCGAGACCACTGCTCCAACTATCACGGAAGACAAGCCCGAACAGACGAAAGTGGTACCTCCGACGCGCCCGATGGCAACATCTACTGTCGGATCGGAAGGCCGGTTTACATTAAGGGGAATCCGCAATAAGCAGGAACAACTCCAAAATAACATTCAGGAGGTTCGGACAGAGATGACCGAATCATTCGATGAGGAGCAGTTGCAACTGGCTTGGATCGAATTTGCCGAAACGAAGCTCTCGGAGGAGATTCACCTGAAAGAAACGATGGCTAACTGTCTTCCTAAACTCCGTCCCGGAACTTCGGCTTTTGAAGTGGAGGTGCTCAATAGCAGGCAAGAGGAAGAAATCAATAACGTATCGGCTCGTTTGCTGAGCTTCCTTGCCGATAAGCTGTGCAATACGACGATACGAATGAATGTGCGAGTATCCGAATCTACATCTCTGAACCGAGTGCCTGTCTCTTTGGACGAAAAGATCGAATGCCTCAATCAGGAAAATCCTCTTTTTGATGAGCTTAGAATGCGTCTTGGCCTTAGTCTGGTATAG
- a CDS encoding DUF362 domain-containing protein, which translates to MAYVINDSCVACGSCIDECPVSAISEGSIYKIDADTCIDCGTCAAACPSEAIHPAE; encoded by the coding sequence ATGGCTTACGTTATTAATGACAGTTGTGTAGCATGCGGATCATGCATCGATGAATGTCCGGTATCAGCTATCTCTGAAGGTAGCATCTATAAAATCGATGCTGATACATGTATTGATTGTGGCACTTGTGCTGCAGCATGCCCTTCTGAAGCTATCCATCCTGCCGAATAA
- the dacB gene encoding D-alanyl-D-alanine carboxypeptidase/D-alanyl-D-alanine endopeptidase encodes MLGQSLSAQDRGAIDIIKKAERQTKSRIGVEIRRCRDDSLFVSNRRDEQFCPASLVKLVTSASILRLRGTEIPFYTGVGMDGKIRKGILDGNLIIKGGGDPSLASNYLPTDSGRFAYALVDAVKQWGIKEITGDIIVDASAFDIEGVNDSWLDEDKGNYFGAGVYGFNINDNRIDVILATGKAGSEAHILRIEPPHPEVRWENRIEVIHRGKDTAGCYGEGLDLKRTLTGVLPTNIVSYRLKTDLPDPALYGAAWAKGLLSAAGTLCQGKCRASYQAVPITQELLIYESLPLDSLVRVMNFRSLNHFAEAFVKQLAPLASKNHRGNTTERGLSVIRNYWTSQTGLQHTDISLSDGSGLSRKNRFSPNALSQILIDMISRGDLVTTSFLNSLPLAGREGTVKNFMKDEAIEAYLKSGSMKGVLGYAGYVRFQGEWYSVVLMGNDFSSSAPVRRAFSDFLLSFFSSAISTKQVLLKEK; translated from the coding sequence ATTCTCGGGCAGAGCCTTTCTGCACAAGATCGGGGTGCAATAGATATCATCAAGAAAGCTGAGAGACAGACGAAAAGTCGTATCGGCGTGGAGATACGTCGCTGTCGGGACGATAGCCTTTTCGTATCAAATCGAAGAGACGAACAGTTTTGTCCGGCATCTCTGGTTAAGCTCGTAACCTCTGCTTCCATTTTGCGTCTGAGGGGAACCGAGATACCATTCTATACCGGAGTCGGCATGGATGGAAAAATTCGAAAAGGGATTCTTGACGGTAATCTCATCATCAAAGGAGGAGGAGATCCTTCTCTCGCATCCAACTATTTACCGACGGACTCCGGTCGATTTGCCTATGCTTTGGTCGATGCCGTCAAGCAATGGGGCATAAAAGAAATAACAGGAGATATCATCGTCGATGCATCAGCTTTTGACATTGAGGGAGTCAATGACAGTTGGCTCGATGAAGACAAAGGCAACTATTTCGGTGCCGGCGTCTATGGATTTAACATCAATGATAATAGAATAGATGTCATCCTTGCTACAGGCAAAGCAGGCTCCGAAGCTCATATCCTGAGAATAGAGCCTCCTCATCCGGAGGTTCGGTGGGAAAACAGAATCGAGGTAATCCACCGAGGAAAGGATACTGCCGGATGCTATGGCGAAGGGTTGGATCTTAAGCGAACCCTTACGGGAGTCCTTCCGACAAATATCGTTTCCTACCGCCTCAAGACGGATTTGCCCGATCCTGCTCTATACGGAGCTGCATGGGCCAAAGGCTTATTGTCTGCTGCCGGCACTCTGTGCCAAGGGAAGTGCCGTGCCTCATATCAAGCCGTACCGATCACTCAAGAATTATTAATCTACGAATCCCTTCCATTGGATTCATTGGTGCGGGTGATGAATTTCCGTAGTCTGAATCATTTTGCAGAGGCTTTTGTCAAACAGTTGGCTCCCCTTGCATCGAAGAATCATCGGGGTAATACAACAGAGCGTGGTCTGTCCGTCATCCGAAACTATTGGACTTCCCAAACAGGATTGCAGCATACCGACATTTCTCTTTCGGATGGATCCGGTCTCTCCCGTAAAAATCGCTTTAGCCCGAATGCCCTCAGCCAAATACTGATCGATATGATCAGTCGCGGCGATCTTGTTACCACTTCGTTCTTGAATAGCCTGCCTCTCGCAGGAAGAGAGGGTACGGTGAAGAACTTCATGAAAGACGAAGCAATAGAGGCATACCTCAAGAGTGGTAGTATGAAAGGTGTTTTAGGGTATGCCGGCTATGTGCGATTCCAAGGAGAATGGTACAGCGTTGTTTTGATGGGTAATGATTTTTCTTCTTCCGCACCGGTTCGTCGTGCTTTCTCGGATTTTCTTCTCTCTTTCTTCTCTTCCGCTATCTCTACTAAGCAAGTCCTGCTAAAGGAAAAGTAA
- a CDS encoding peptidylarginine deiminase PPAD: protein MKKLLQAKALILALGLFQLPAIAQTQMQADRTNGQFATEEMQRAFQETNPPAGPVRAIAEYERSAAVLVRYPFGIPMELIKELAKNDKVITIVASESQKNTVITQYTQSGVNLSNCDFIIAKTDSYWTRDYTGWFAMYDTNKVGLVDFIYNRPRPNDDEFPKYEAQYLGIEMFGMKLKQTGGNYMTDGYGSAVQSHIAYTENSSLSQAQVNQKMKDYLGITHHDVVQDPNGEYINHVDCWGKYLAPNKILIRKVPDNHPQHQALEDMAAYFAAQTCAWGTKYEVYRALATNEQPYTNSLILNNRVFVPVNGPASVDNDALNVYKTAMPGYEIIGVKGASGTPWLGTDALHCRTHEVADKGYLYIKHYPILGEQAGPDYKIEADVVSCANATISPVQCYYRINGSGSFKAADMTMESTGHYTYSFTGLNKNDKVEYYISAADNSGRKETYPFIGEPDPFKFTCMNETNTCTVTGAAKALRAWFNAGRSELAVSVSLNIAGTYRIKLYNTAGEEVAAMTKELVAGTSVFSMDVYSQAPGTYVLVVEGNGIRETMKILK, encoded by the coding sequence ATGAAAAAGCTTTTACAGGCTAAAGCCTTGATTCTGGCATTGGGACTCTTCCAACTGCCCGCAATCGCCCAAACGCAAATGCAAGCAGACCGAACAAACGGTCAATTTGCAACAGAAGAGATGCAACGAGCATTCCAGGAAACGAATCCCCCTGCAGGTCCTGTGCGTGCTATCGCTGAGTACGAACGCTCTGCAGCCGTTTTGGTACGCTATCCGTTCGGTATCCCGATGGAATTGATCAAAGAGCTGGCCAAGAATGACAAGGTGATTACCATTGTGGCGAGTGAAAGCCAAAAAAACACCGTTATAACCCAGTACACCCAAAGCGGTGTGAATCTCTCTAATTGCGATTTCATCATTGCGAAAACTGACTCTTACTGGACACGCGACTATACCGGTTGGTTCGCAATGTACGATACGAACAAAGTAGGTCTCGTGGACTTTATTTATAACCGCCCTCGTCCTAACGATGATGAATTCCCCAAATACGAAGCACAATATCTGGGCATCGAGATGTTCGGGATGAAGCTCAAGCAGACCGGTGGCAATTACATGACGGACGGATATGGATCCGCTGTGCAGTCACATATCGCATATACGGAGAACTCCTCTCTGTCTCAAGCTCAAGTAAATCAAAAGATGAAAGACTATCTCGGCATCACACATCATGATGTGGTACAAGATCCGAACGGCGAATATATCAACCATGTGGACTGTTGGGGCAAGTATTTGGCACCGAACAAAATCCTCATCAGGAAAGTGCCTGACAATCACCCTCAGCACCAAGCCCTGGAAGATATGGCAGCCTACTTCGCAGCACAGACCTGCGCATGGGGAACGAAGTACGAGGTATATCGCGCTTTGGCCACCAATGAACAACCGTACACGAACTCTCTGATTCTGAACAACAGAGTATTTGTTCCTGTCAATGGCCCCGCCTCCGTGGATAACGATGCTCTGAACGTCTATAAGACAGCAATGCCCGGCTACGAAATTATAGGTGTCAAAGGGGCTTCAGGAACACCTTGGTTAGGAACAGATGCCCTGCATTGTCGTACTCACGAGGTAGCGGATAAGGGTTATCTCTATATCAAGCACTACCCGATACTGGGCGAACAGGCAGGCCCTGATTATAAGATCGAAGCGGATGTCGTCTCATGCGCCAATGCTACTATCTCGCCGGTACAATGTTACTATCGTATCAATGGTTCCGGTAGCTTTAAGGCTGCTGATATGACGATGGAATCAACAGGTCACTATACTTATAGCTTTACAGGTCTTAACAAGAATGATAAGGTAGAATACTATATCTCTGCCGCTGACAATAGTGGTCGCAAAGAGACTTATCCCTTTATCGGCGAACCTGATCCTTTCAAGTTTACGTGTATGAACGAAACCAATACATGTACTGTGACCGGAGCTGCCAAAGCTCTTCGTGCATGGTTCAACGCCGGTCGTTCAGAACTGGCTGTTTCGGTAAGTTTGAATATCGCCGGCACATATCGGATAAAGCTTTATAACACCGCAGGAGAAGAAGTCGCTGCAATGACCAAGGAATTAGTAGCAGGGACGAGTGTCTTCAGTATGGATGTATATTCTCAGGCTCCGGGCACATATGTTCTGGTTGTTGAAGGAAATGGAATCCGTGAGACAATGAAAATTCTCAAATAA